A genomic segment from Chitinophagaceae bacterium encodes:
- the uraH gene encoding hydroxyisourate hydrolase, whose protein sequence is MSQLTTHVLDTSIGQPGKNMGIRLQKLEPGYWQTIAQGITNEDGRIADMLPALHYLNGNFKMLFDTGAYFAQKQTNCFYPVVEIQFTIAGQTHYHIPLLISPFGFTTYRGS, encoded by the coding sequence ATAAGCCAGCTCACCACACATGTTTTGGACACTAGTATTGGTCAGCCCGGGAAAAACATGGGCATAAGGTTGCAAAAATTGGAGCCGGGATACTGGCAAACCATTGCACAGGGTATAACAAATGAAGATGGAAGAATTGCAGATATGCTTCCGGCTTTACATTACCTAAATGGCAATTTTAAAATGCTTTTTGATACCGGGGCTTACTTTGCTCAAAAACAAACCAATTGCTTTTACCCGGTTGTGGAAATACAGTTTACCATTGCCGGCCAAACTCATTACCATATTCCTTTGCTCATAAGCCCATTTGGCTTTACTACTTACAGGGGAAGTTAA